The DNA sequence ACCGTGATCGACAACAGCGACGCCGATATCAAAGTGTCGTTCACCGGCATCGCACCGGACCTGTTCCGCGAAGGCCAGGGCGTTGTCGCCATTGGCCAGTTCGGCCCGGACCAGACGTTCACCGCCCGCCAGATCCTCGCCAAGCATGACGAGAACTATCAGCCGCGCGAATTGCGGCCCGAGGCCATCGGCGGATGATCGAAGCCGGGCATTTCGCGGCCTTTCTGGCGCTGGGCGCCGCGTTGGCGCAGACGATCTTCGGTTTGAAGGGCGATCGCCGCTGGGCGGGCATGGCCGCCGTTACCGGTTTCGGCCTGATGGCATTTTCCTTCCTGACGCTGGTGCATGCCTTTGCCGTGTCGGACTTTTCCCTCCAGCTGGTGGCCAACAATTCCCACACGCTGAAGCCGATGCTCTACAAGATCGCCGGCACCTGGGGGAACCATGAAGGCTCCATGGCGCTCTGGGCGCTGGTAACGTTTGCCTTCGGCGCTGCGGCGGCGGCGTTGATGAAGACCGGCCGGCAAAGCTTCGAGGCGCGGGCGCTCGGCGTGCAGGGCCTCCTGGCTGCCGGGGCGATGGGCTATTTGCTGTTTGCGTCCTCGCCTTATCTGCGGCTGGATCCGGCGCCGTTCCAGGGGGCGGGACTGAACCCGCTGCTGCAGGACCCGGCGCTGTCGTTCCACCCGCCGATGCTTTATCTCGGCTATGTCGGCTATTCCTTTGTCTTTGCGCTGGCCGCAGCGGGCATGATGGAAGGCCGGATCGACCGGGTGTGGGCCAAAGAGGCCCGGCGCTGGTCGCTGGCCGCTTTTGTGCCGCTCACCTTCGGCATCGCGCTAGGGTCTTACTGGGCCTATTACGAGCTTGGCTGGGGCGGCTGGTGGTTCTGGGATCCGGTGGAGAATGCGTCGTTGATGCCCTGGCTGATCGGTGCCGCCTTGCTGCACTCGGTCATCGTCACGGAAAAACGCGAGAACTTTTCCGCCTGGACGGCGCTGCTGGCGGTGCTGGCCTTCCTGTTCTCAATCATGGGCGCATTCCTTGTGCGCTCGGGCGTGCTGACGTCGGTTCACGCCTTTGCCGTCGATCCGGAACGCGGGATGATCCTGTTGTTCGGGCTGATGGTGTACGGCCTGCTCGCACTTGGCCTGTTCGTCTGGCGCGGGCCGGGGTTGAAGGGCGCAAAGCCCTGGCTGGTCACCAGCCGGGAGGGCGCGCTGATGGCCAACAATATCGTGCTCATCGTTGCGGCGCTGACCGTCCTGCTGGGCACGCTGTTCCCGCTGATGGCGGAAGCTGCGGGGCGGACAATGTCCGTCGGCGAACCATATTTCCGGCTGACCTTCGTGCCCATTCTGGCCATCCTTCTGATCCTGTTGCCCGTGGCGCAGAGCTGGGCCTGGGGCAAGGCGGACCTGAAACAATGGTCGCGCTGGGCGATTGCTGGCGTCGCGCTGGTTGCCGTGTTCGCTGCGCTGGGCGTTGGCGTGTGGAATATTTCACTGGGGGCGGCGTTTGGGCTGGCCCTCGGCGTGTGGCTGATCGGTGGCGCCTTATGGGAACTCCGGCGGCGCGCTGTCACGCTGACGCGGGTCTTCCGCGTGTCACCGCGTGTCTGGGGGATGACGCTGGCGCATATGGGGATCGGCTTGTTCATCATCGGCGCCGTGGTTGAGACGACCGGGCGCTATGAGACAACGGTCGCACTGTCTGAAGGCGGCTCCGGCGAGGCGGCGGGCTGGACCCTGACGCTGGATGATGTCGGCTCGGTCGAAGGGCCGAACTGGTACGCCGACAAGGCCGTCCTGACCGCGGTGAAGGGCGGGGTGAAAACCGTGCTGCAGCCGATGAAGCGTTACTATCCGGCGGCACGCATGCCGACGACGGAGACGGCGATCTACAAGACCGGCACAGGCGACCTCTATGCGGCGCTGGGCGAGCAGCGCGTTGTGGACGGCAAGGCGCGCTGGGTGTTCCGGGTCTACTTCAATCCGCTGATCGATTTCGTATACTTCGGCGTGCTCCTGATTGGCCTTGGCGGCTTCCTCAGCATGGTGAAAGTGAAGCGATGAAAGCGCTGTTCCTGTCTCTCGTGATCGCTCTGGCCGCGGACGTGCCGCTGGATAATCCGGCACAGGAAGCACGCGCACAGGCCCTGATGCGCGAGCTTCGCTGCGTGGCGTGTGAGAATGAACCTGTGTCCCAGTCTGCGGCGCCGATTGCCGAAGACATGCGTATGCGTATCCGTGACATGGTCAGCGAAGGGTCTTCCGATCAGGAAGTGCGCGACTGGTTCGAGAGCCGGTATGGCGAATTCGTCCTGTTCCGCCCGAAGAGCAACAATCTGAGCGGTCTGTTGCTTTGGATCGGCCCGTTCCTGCTGCTCGCCGTTGGCGTGCTGATCGGTTTCCTCACTGCGCGGCGGAAACGGACCGTCGTTGAGCAGATCGAACCGGAAGACGTCTGACTCCGCTGTCCCAGGCGAGCGTCATCGCGAAATTGTGAAGGGATGGGTTTGCCGGCGCCGACCCCCCGTGGGAATAGCCGTCAGGCTGGGTGGGGACATTGCTTGACGTCTGAAAGGGACTTCGCGTGCCACCTTGGCAGTAGGTAGGCAGTACGAAGCGGTGATTGACACCGGTAGGCCCGGGGAATGGGCCCTTCCAGCGCCGGCAACTGGCGTGGGGCCAAGGCGCGACAATGCAACAGCCTGTAAGGCATGCAGTTAATCAAGCGCACAAATCAGCCCCTTCTGATCTATAGTGAAGCCGAGTATGTCTCGCAAACTGTAGTAATTCAAGGGCATTTTCCACTTTGTAATGTGCGCGGTATGATTAATGGCGAATAGATGCCGGGCGGCTCAGAATTCTGCCGGAAGCCGTTTCAGCCCTGCCGGGGAGATGCTTTCTCCGTCTGGATCCGACCTGTTTCTGTCAGGTCCCTCAGGGGACGCTGCCCCTGCCAACCCGCCTCTGATGCGTCCTGCCGGGCAGGGAACCACGTCGACCGGCGATTGGGCAGAAGGCTGATCTCCTGATTCCATTCGACTTACTGTCTTTTAATGACCACATTGCCACACGTATGATTATGTAACGTCCAACCGTACAAACGGCGATATTTCAGAGAGTTGGAGAGAGAATTCATGAAACTTGGCATTTCTCGGCAGGCACTGGTTGCAGCGCTTTTTGGAGCAGCGGCGGTTGGGACCCTGTCGATCGCGCCTCAGATTCTCAGCCCTGAGGCACGTGCCCAACCTATCGCGGTACAGGCGCCTGCTGGCGCGCCGATGAGCTTTGCTGACCTGATCGAGCGAGTCGAACCCGCCGTGGTCAGCGTGAACGTGGTGTCTGAGCGCGAGGTCAACAACACGGGAGACATGGAGCAGTTTTTCGAGCAGTTCCGCGGTCTTCCGGGGCTCGATGAATTTATGCAACAGCGCCGCCAGCAAGAGGAAGAAGGCGCAGAGCCGGAAACCCGTGAGGCACGGTCGCTCGGCTCAGGCTTCTTCATCTCGCAGGACGGTTACATCGTGACCAACAATCACGTCGTCGAGAATGCTGTCCAGATTGAAGTGGTCAACAAGGATGGGGACAAGATGGAAGCCGAACTCGTCGGCACCGATCCTGATACCGATCTCGCCGTCATCAAAGTGAAGGAAAAAGGGCATTACCCCTATGTCCGCTTCGGTAACTCCCACAATCTTCGCAAGGGTGATTGGGTTGTCGCCCTTGGCAATCCCTTCGGTTTCAGCGGCACGGCTACGGCCGGTATCCTTTCCGCCGATGGCCGGGAGCTCGGCAATGACAGCCCGTATACGGACTTTCTTCAGATCGACGCGGCCATCAACCGCGGCAACTCCGGCGGGCCGACCTTCGACCTGCACGGCAATGTCGTGGGTGTGAACACACAGATCCTGTCGCCGAGCGGCGGCTCGGTCGGGATCGGTTTCGCCATTCCCGCAGAGCTGGCCCAGGAAGTAACCCAGGCCATCATCAAGAACGGCCATGTCTCCCGCGGCTGGTTGGGCGTGCAGATCCAGGATCTGACCGAGGATATGGCTGAAGCCCAGGGCATGCCGAACAATGACGGCTCCATCATCGCCGATGTCACCGAAGACAGCCCGGCAGCCAAAGGCGGCCTGCAGCGCGGCGACATCATTCTGTCCGTGAACGGGCAGAAGGTCAGCGATGCAACCAGCACGACCCGTCTGGTCGGACGCCTGATTGCCAACACTTCGAACAAGTTCGAAATTATGCGTGGTGGCAAGCATCAGACGCTCAATGTTGTTGTCGGAGAGCGCGGTGAAAATCTGGCGGCCCAGCGGATCCCGGCTTCGGCCCTGTCCGACGGTTCAGGCGAGAATTCTGATCAGGCCGCCATCGACTCGCTTGGCGTTACCTTCGTGCCGCTCGACAATGAGATGCGCCAGCGTCTTGGCCTCGACGATGACGAACAAGGCCTTGTCATTCTGGAAGTCGAACCGGGCGGCGCGATCGACGAAGCCGGTCTTCAGCGTGGCATGGTCATTCTGGAAGCCAATAATGAACCGGTCACAAGCGTTGAGGTTCTGGAAAAAGCCATCGATGCGGCCAAGAAGGCGAACCGGACCAAAGTACTGATTGCCGTTCGTGTGGGTCAGATTACGACCTATCGCACCATCGACATCAGCGAAGACGACGAGTGAGGCGCAAATGTTAGACACAGTTCAGGAGGATCCGATGCGTGTGCTGGTGATCGAGGACGATGCTGAAATGGCCGGCTTCATCGAAAAGGTCCTCATCGAGGCCGGGCATTCGGTGGACAAGGCAGACGATGGTGAACGTGGACTGGAGAAAGCGCGGTCGGAAGAATTCGATGCCATGGTCGTTGACCGGATGCTGCCCGAAAAGGATGGGCTGACCCTGTTGCGGGAATTCCGCGATGCGGGCGGCACCACACCGGCGCTGTTCCTGTCGGCGCTGGGCGACGTCCAGAACAAGGTGCAGGGTCTGAAGGCCGGCGCCGAGGATTATCTGGCCAAGCCCTTCGCTCCGGCAGAACTGGCGGCGCGGGTCGAGGCGCTCGGCCGCCGTACGCCCGGGCAGGAACCGCCGGTCACCGTGCTGAAGGCAGGCGATCTGGAAATGAACCTGCTGACCCGCAAGGTCACGCGGGCGGGCCAGAAGATTGACCTGCAGCCGCGCGAATTCCGCCTGCTGGAATACCTCATGCGCCACGCTGGCCAGGTTGTGACGCGCACCATGCTTCTGGAAAAGGTGTGGGACTATAATTTCGATCCGCAGACAAATGTGATCGATGTTCATGTTTCGCGCCTGCGCGCCAAGATCGACAAGGAATTCGACGAGCCGCTGCTGCATACGGTCCGTGGGGCCGGATACAGGCTGCAGGGCTAGACGGACGGGCAGGGCACTGGCAGTAGCGAGCCATGAAATTCGCCCTCCCGACTTTCCTGCGAACGACCACATTCAAGCTGGCGCTGCTCTACAGTGCCATGTTTGCGGCGTTTTCGGCAGCGCTGCTGGTCTATCTCTATTACTCGACCGTCTATTACATCCGTGCGGAATCAGACCGGCGGATGGATCTGGAGTTCGAGCAGCTGGGCAATGCCTATTTCACCGGCGGGATGGAGCGCCTCAGCGAGTCGGTGTTCGAGCGGATGACCCGCAACGGATCGACCTTCTTTTACTACCTTGAAGACGCCTCGGGCCGCCGGATTGCCGGGCATTTCCAGCGCATGCCGGCGCACAATCCGGACCTCGACGTTCAGACGGTTTATTTCGAAGTCACGCTGACAGAGCCGGATGGATCGGAAGTCGTCCGCCCGGTCGCCGGACGGATCGTTCGCCTGCGCGACAATGGCGGGGCGCTGCTTGTCGCCTTCGACACCGCGCAGCAAACGGCGATCGTTGGCCGAATACAGAACGCTATTTTCATTGCGGCGCCGATTGGGCTGGTCCTGTCATTGCTGGGCGGGCTCCTGATTTCCCGCGGCGCAGCCCGGCGTGCGGACGAACTGGCACGCACCGCCGAAATGGTCATGGGCGGCGAGCTGGGCAGGCGTGTGCCCGTGCGCGGATCGGGCGACGAGTTCGACCGGCTGGGCCAGCGCATGAACGCCATGCTCGACCAGATCGAGAAACTGGTGGAGTCGACCCGCAATACCGGCAACGCCATTGCGCACGATCTGCGCTCTCCGCTGTCTCGGTTGCGGAACCGTCTGGAAATCGCCCTGTCAGAGCCGATGTCACGCGAAAGCGCCGAAGCGACGCTGGGAGAAACGGTTGAAGAAGTTGACCGCGTGCTCGGCACATTCAACGCCATCCTGCGTCTTGCCCGCCTGGAAGCGGGGGCCGAGGGCGAGCGGGTGCGCATGGATGTCAGCGAGCTGGCCGAACAGCTCGCAGAACTGTTCGAGCCGGCCTGCGATGATGCGGAGCAAACCTTCCGCAGCCAGATATCGAAGAACCTCATGGTGCTGGGGGACCGGGACCTGATCGGACAGGCCCTGTCGAACCTGCTCGATAACGCCATCAAGTACACGCCCGCCGGTGGTACGATCAGCCTGACAGTCGCGCGCGGACCGTCAGGCATGATCGATCTGACGGTTGTCGACACCGGGCCGGGCGTTCCGCCGGATGCCCGCAAGCGAGTGGTCCAGCGGTTCCAGCGGATGGATTCCGCGCGAACCCAGCCGGGCAGCGGTCTCGGCCTCGCGCTGGTCGTATCGGTTGCGGAAATGCATGGCGGTGAGCTGATCCTTTCAGATGGGAATGGCCCGCCGGAATCACCTGGACTGAAGACAACATTGAGGCTGCCACGGGCATAGGCATGCTGAACGTAAGACCTATCGCGCAAACCCCTGAAGGGGCACTGGAACTGGCCTGCGAACAGGCGCCCTATCTGAGGCGCCTTGCAGGCCGGGAGCTGGAAGACGGGGACTGGCGGGAAGCCATCGAAACGGTGCGTATGCTGCCGAAGCTCGGTCAACGGCCGATTGAAGACGTCATGCGCGTCCTGCGGCGCGCCAAGCAGGCAACCCATCTTTCGCTGGCGGGAGAAGATCTGTCGGGCACGCTGGATGTGATGGACGTCACTACGGTGCTGACCGAGCTGGCCTGCGAATGTGTCGACACCGCCCTGAAAGTGTCGCTGGCGCATTACGGCCTGTCCGGGGACGGCATCTTCGCCATTGCGCTGGGAAAGATGGGGGCGTTCGAACTCAACTATTCCAGCGATATCGATTTCTGCATTTTCTACGATCCGGACGTGTTCGATGGCGGTGAGCGTTCGCCCGGCGAAGCGGCCCAGCGTGTGGCACGCGACATCGTGCGGATGTTCGATGACGTAACAGAAGACGGGTACGTCTTCCGCACCGATTTACGTCTCCGGCCAGACCCGTCCTCGACACCGCTTGCCGTCTCCACGGCCATGGCGGAGATCTATTATGAGAGTGTCGGTCAGAACTGGGAGCGGATGGTCTGGATCAAGGCGCGTCCTGCTGCGGGCGATATACAAGCGGCGAAGCGCTTCCTGAAAGGCATGGAGCCTTATGTCTGGCGCCGGAACCTCGACTATTGGGCCATTGGTGACATTCAGGCCATCAAGCGGATGATCAACACCAAGGCCCGGGCAACCGATTTCAATATACCGAACCCGGACATAAAGCTTGGCCCGGGCGGTATCCGCGAGATCGAATTTTTCGTCCAGACGCAGCAATTGATCCTTGGCGGCCGGCGACCGGAATTGCGGGACAATACCACGCTGGGCGCGATGGAGGCCCTGCGCGCGGGCGGCGTGGTCGAGGACGAGACGGCCCGAGACCTGACCGAAGCCTATCGCCAGCTGCGCAATGTCGAGCATCGCATCCAGATGCGGAACGATGAGCAGACTCACACGCTGCCAAAAGACCCTGAAGCCCGTGAAGCCGTCGCCTTTCTCAGCGGCTATGGCAACCTTGAGAATTTTGACCGGGACGTGCTGGACACGCGGCGTCTCGTACAGTCGGCCTATGACGCCCTGTTCGCGGCGGAAGACCGTGCGGCCGGGGAAATCAGATCAGGCAATTTCGTCTTCACCGGCGTCGATGATGATCCGGGAACGGTTGAAACGCTGCAAAAGCTTGGCTTCAGCGACCCGAGTGCCGCCATTGAGACCATTCGCAGCTGGCACCGCGGCCGCGTTCCGGCCACGCGCACAGGGCGCGGACGGGAGTTGCTGACGGCGATCCTGCCGCGGCTGCTGGAAGATATGGGCAAGACGGGCGAGCCGGATGAGGCGTTCCGCTGGTTTTCCCGCTTCTTCGGTGGCCTGTCGTCCGGCGTGCAGACGCTGGCCATGCTGCTCGCGGAGCCGGACCTGCTGGATGATCTGGTTGCGACGCTGGCGCTGGCGCCGCGTCTGGCAGAGATCCTGTCGCGCCGTCCGGATCTGTTGGAGTCGCTGGTCAGCGGGCAGGCGCCTGTCCGCCCCGAGATCGGACCGGATACGAGTTTCGATGGCGCGCTGGATGCCTGGCGCCGGTATCATCGTGACCAGCACTTTCTCACAGGCCACCGCCTGCTGCACGGCCTGATCCCGGCCCGCGATGCCGCGGATTACTGGACGGCGCTGGCCGATGACACAATACGGGAGATGGCTGCTGCGGCGAAGTGGGAAACCGAGCGGCGCAACGGACCCCAGCCAGGCCAATGGGCCGTGTTCGCCATGGGTAAGCTGGGCGGCAAGGAACTCACCGCCGGGTCGGATCTGGACATTCTCGTGATCTATGACGCTGACCCGATGGAAGCGCAGAAATGGTATACCCGTTTCACCCAGCGCCTCATCACGGCCCTGTCGGCACCGACAGCGGAAGGCGCTTTGTATGAAGTGGACATGCGCCTGCGTCCCTCTGGCCGGGCGGGACCTGTCGCGGTCAGCCTGCCGGCGTTCAGATCCTATCAGCACAAGGAAGCCTGGACGTGGGAGCATATGGCGCTCACCCGGCTGCGCCCGGTTGTCGGTGATGATGCACTTTGCGAGTCCGTCATGGACATTGCTATCGATGCGATCACGGAACGTGCAAAGGCCAACGCGGACACGATCCCGGCGGACATCACCGACATGCGTAACCGGCTGTACCGCGAAAAGCCGGGTAAGGGCCTGTGGGATCTGAAAACGGCTGCGGGCGGATTGATCGATGTGGAGTTCATGGTGCAGCAGGACATGCTTCTGGGCGGCCAGCCGGAAGCGATCTGTGCTTCCACGCAGGACGCGATCCGGTGCTCGACATTCAACATTGAGGAACGCCTCCTGCTTGCCGAAGGCCTGGGGCTTCTGCAGGCGCTGCAGCAGGTTCAACGGGTCGCCATCGGCACGGAAACGCGGTCGGATGTGATGCCGGCGGGCCTGCGTGACCGGCTCTGCCGGGCAGTGGAAGCCTCCACGTTCCGCGAGCTGGAAACCAGATTATCTGGCGCAAAATCAAGGCTACACCAGATTGCTGTCGAAAAACTGCATCTCGGTGCGACGGAAAACGGATCTCCTCCCGTTCTATAAACACTGGCTGCCCGGACACAGTGGCGGCCGTTGAAGAGAGGAGTACCCCCTTATGAAACGGATTGTTCTCGCAACTGCATCCCTGGCTGCAATTGCTGCGCTCGCCCTTCCGGCCGCCGCTTATGGTGGACGCGGCGACGGCATGAAGCGCCCAGACATGATGAAAATGCTCGACACGGACGGTGACGGCACCGTCTCCGATGCGGAAATCAAGGCGCACAAGGCCCAGATGTTTATCGCAATCGACATCAATGGTGACGGGGCGCTTTCACAGGACGAACTGACTGCGCATCAAGATGCCATGCGTGCCAAGATGAAGGCGAATTTCGAAGCCCGCCGCGGCAACCGCGTCGACAACATGTTCGACCGGTACGACACCAACAAGGATGGCTCGATCACGCGTGACGAAGTCACGGCCGTTCAGGCGACGCGGGCAGCCAAGTGGAAAGCGAAAAAAGCTGACCGCCAGGCCCAACGGGCAGAGAAAGGCGCCAAGATGCAGGCTGCGCGCTTTACGAAGATGGACACGGACGGCAATGGCACGATCAGCCAGGAAGAGTTCGAGGCCGCCCCGATGGGCCCGGGCACGCGCGGGAATTTCCGCGGAATGGGTCCGGGAATGGGCCCCGGTATGGCCCCGGGTGACATGCCGCCGCCGCCAGTAGACCAATAGGATACCAGGCTCAGGCCTGGTAGGCGGCACCGCACGCATTCGACACGTCTTACCGTATTGAGTGCGTGCATCCCGCCTTCAACGGAGTAAGCTCGGTTCCGTGGCTTTCGTATCGGATCTCGACCAGATCACACGGGCGGCGGCGGGTGACCCGTCTGCCGTCTCGTGGCTGGTTGACCGGTACTCACCGGGTGTTCTCGGCCTGGCAACACGGATGCTGGGTGACCGGATGGAAGCAGAAGACGTGACACAGGAAACATTCCTCCGCGCATGGAAAGCGCTGCCCGGCTGGGAGCCGCGGGCCAAGTTCTCGACTTGGCTGCACCGTGTCGCGCTGAACCTCTGTTACGATATTCTGCGCAAGCGGCGGGAATCGCTGCCCGGTGAATTGCCGGAGATGACGGACCCGGAATTGACGCCGCCTGAACGCCTGCTGCAAACCGAGCGGGTGCAGGCGATCGAAACCGCCATCGCAGCCCTGCCGGAGCGTCAGGCCGCTGCGTTGACGCTTTGTGCGCTGCAGGGACATTCTCAGGTCGAGGCGGCGGAGATCATGGAAACAAGTGAAGAAGCGCTGGAAAGCCTTCTGGCGCGCGCACGGCGCGGCCTGAGGGCGGCACTGGCCGAACGGAGCGTGGCATGAAGGACCCAGGGATGACACCGGCTTTGTCTGACGAACGGATCCTCGATCTGATCGAGGCTTATGGCGCGGATCCTGCTGCCTTTCCGGAGGCAGAGCGTGACGCAGCCGTGCGCCGCATGAATGAGGCGCCGGGCCTGTTTGCCAAGGCGCTGGATGAAGCCCGCAAACTGGACCAGTTCCTGGGCATGGTGCCGGAGACAGAAGTATCGGCATCGCTGCGCGACAGCCTGCTGGCAAGTGCCCCGAAACCTGCGCGGGCCGCCCGGCCGGAACGCGGCCTGTGGCGATTCCTGCCGGGCTGGTTGCCTGCGGGCGCCGTGGCCTCTCTGGTCATGGGCGTGATGATTGGCGTGAATGTTTCGCTGCCCGCTTCGGTGGCCAGCGCCCAGACAACAGACGAGACCGATGCCGTGATGTATGCCGCCCTCGGCTTCGGCGACCTGGACCTGATGAGTGAGACCACAGAATGAGCGATATGTCTGATACGCCGCGCCGGTGGCCGTTTTGGCTGATCGTTTCGCTGATGGTGAACATGATCCTGGTAGGGCTTCTGGTGGGCTTCCTGTTGCAGGCCAGTCCGCGGGTGCCCCCGGATGGCCCGCCGCCGGAACGCATTTCCTGGGGATCGCGCGATGATGGCACCCGCGAAGCCATGAGACGTGTTTTCCGGGAAGCCTTCAAGGCCTCCGCCGAGGAACGGGCAGCCCGTGCCACCGTGCGCAAGCATCTGGCTGAGGCTGTCTCGGCTGACCCATACAATCCCGATGCGGTGCGGGACGCGTTCAGGGAATTGAGAGCTGCGGACGATGCGGTGAACGAGGCCACGCATGAGGCGATGGTGACATTGTTCGCCACCATGTCCCTGGAAGAGCGCCAGCATATGGCCAGGATCCTGATGCGTGGACCGGGCGACCGCAGGTCATCGCACAACAAGCGCGGCCCGGACGGCCGCAATGGTCCGGCGGGTGATGGACCGCCCCCGCCGCCCAACATCGAGCGCTGAGCAGGGTTTCCTTTCGGCGCTCACCGTTCCACAGTGGTGGCAAAACGGGAGGGCCGAATGAGAGAATATGCCGATTATGACGGGCTGGGTCTGGCGGAGCTGATCCGCAGCAAACAGATCAGCGCTGCAGAACTGCTGGATGCGGCGGTCACACGGGCCGAAGCGGCGCAGGATACGCTGAACTGTTTCACCGCGCTTTACCCGGATCTTGCCAAATCGCAGCTGGATGCAGGCATTGGCAGCGGCCCGTTTGCGGGCGTGCCGTTCGTCACAAAAGACCTGGCCGTTGAGGTGAAGGGCGCGCCGCTGACCAACGGCTCGGTTGCCTGGAAGGGCAATGTCGCCCAGCGGGATTCGGTGCTGACCGAACGCTATCGCCAGGCAGGGCTTGTCTTTTTCGGCCAGACGACCAGCCCCGAATACGGCCTGACCACCACGACCGAATCCACGCTTTACGGGCAGACACGGAACCCATGGGATCTGACGCGCACCTCGGGCGGCTCGTCCGGCGGGGCCAGCGCAGCCGTGGCGGCCGGTGTGCTGCCGGTCGCGCAGGCCAGCGATGGCGGCGGCTCGATCCGCATTCCGGCGTCCTGCACGGGCCTGTTCGGCATCAAGCCGTCGCGCGGCCGGGTGCCGATGGGGCCGGGGCGGACCGAAGGCTGGAATGGCATGTCCACCGTCCACGCCGTCAGCCGCAGCGTGCGCGACAGCGCCGCCTTGCTGGATGCCTGCCATGGCCGGGAGACCGGCAGCCGCTATGTCGCCCCGGCGCCGGACCGTCCGTATCTGGAGGAAGTGTCCCGCGATCCGGGCAAGCTGCGCATCGCGCTGTGGCGGAAGGCGCCGAACGGGACGATGCCGGACGCCGATGCGGAGGCAGGCCTCGTCGCGACGGCGAAATTGCTGGAAGAGCTTGGCCATGACGTGGTCGAGACCGGACCGGAATTCGATGGCGAGCTGCTCGCCAAATATGCGCTGTTCACGATCTCCGCGAACATTGCCGCCGCCTTCGACGACCGTTCCGAAATGCTGGGCCGGGCAGTGCGCGAGGACGAGATGGAGCCGATCACGGCGGCCATGGCCGCGCTCGGCCGCACGGTGCCGATGGTGGAACTGGCGAAGGCCAACAATCTCTTCAACTCGGTCGCGATCGACTATGAGCAATTCCTCATCGATGGCGGGTTTGACCTGACACTCTCGCCTGTCACGCACCGTGCGCCGGACAAGCTGGGCACCATGTCACTGGCACAGGATGGCGAAGCCATGGGCAAGGCGATTGCCGGTTTCGGCGCGCATTGTCCGATCTTCAACCAGACGGGCTGCCCGGCCATGTCCGTCCCGCTGCACTGGACGGACGTGACCGAAGACGCAGCAGGCGGGCTGCCCATCGGCATGATGTTTGGCGGCCGGCTCGGGTCTGAAAGTCTTCTGTTCCGGTTGGCTGGACAATTGGAACAGGCCCGGCCATGGGCAGGCAAGCGCCCGCCGCACTGGGTGGGCTGAACCAGACGGACGAAAGACGATGAACGAGCTGA is a window from the uncultured Hyphomonas sp. genome containing:
- a CDS encoding EF-hand domain-containing protein, with product MKRIVLATASLAAIAALALPAAAYGGRGDGMKRPDMMKMLDTDGDGTVSDAEIKAHKAQMFIAIDINGDGALSQDELTAHQDAMRAKMKANFEARRGNRVDNMFDRYDTNKDGSITRDEVTAVQATRAAKWKAKKADRQAQRAEKGAKMQAARFTKMDTDGNGTISQEEFEAAPMGPGTRGNFRGMGPGMGPGMAPGDMPPPPVDQ
- a CDS encoding amidase → MREYADYDGLGLAELIRSKQISAAELLDAAVTRAEAAQDTLNCFTALYPDLAKSQLDAGIGSGPFAGVPFVTKDLAVEVKGAPLTNGSVAWKGNVAQRDSVLTERYRQAGLVFFGQTTSPEYGLTTTTESTLYGQTRNPWDLTRTSGGSSGGASAAVAAGVLPVAQASDGGGSIRIPASCTGLFGIKPSRGRVPMGPGRTEGWNGMSTVHAVSRSVRDSAALLDACHGRETGSRYVAPAPDRPYLEEVSRDPGKLRIALWRKAPNGTMPDADAEAGLVATAKLLEELGHDVVETGPEFDGELLAKYALFTISANIAAAFDDRSEMLGRAVREDEMEPITAAMAALGRTVPMVELAKANNLFNSVAIDYEQFLIDGGFDLTLSPVTHRAPDKLGTMSLAQDGEAMGKAIAGFGAHCPIFNQTGCPAMSVPLHWTDVTEDAAGGLPIGMMFGGRLGSESLLFRLAGQLEQARPWAGKRPPHWVG
- a CDS encoding periplasmic heavy metal sensor, which encodes MSDMSDTPRRWPFWLIVSLMVNMILVGLLVGFLLQASPRVPPDGPPPERISWGSRDDGTREAMRRVFREAFKASAEERAARATVRKHLAEAVSADPYNPDAVRDAFRELRAADDAVNEATHEAMVTLFATMSLEERQHMARILMRGPGDRRSSHNKRGPDGRNGPAGDGPPPPPNIER
- a CDS encoding RNA polymerase sigma factor, translated to MAFVSDLDQITRAAAGDPSAVSWLVDRYSPGVLGLATRMLGDRMEAEDVTQETFLRAWKALPGWEPRAKFSTWLHRVALNLCYDILRKRRESLPGELPEMTDPELTPPERLLQTERVQAIETAIAALPERQAAALTLCALQGHSQVEAAEIMETSEEALESLLARARRGLRAALAERSVA
- a CDS encoding bifunctional [glutamine synthetase] adenylyltransferase/[glutamine synthetase]-adenylyl-L-tyrosine phosphorylase; translated protein: MLNVRPIAQTPEGALELACEQAPYLRRLAGRELEDGDWREAIETVRMLPKLGQRPIEDVMRVLRRAKQATHLSLAGEDLSGTLDVMDVTTVLTELACECVDTALKVSLAHYGLSGDGIFAIALGKMGAFELNYSSDIDFCIFYDPDVFDGGERSPGEAAQRVARDIVRMFDDVTEDGYVFRTDLRLRPDPSSTPLAVSTAMAEIYYESVGQNWERMVWIKARPAAGDIQAAKRFLKGMEPYVWRRNLDYWAIGDIQAIKRMINTKARATDFNIPNPDIKLGPGGIREIEFFVQTQQLILGGRRPELRDNTTLGAMEALRAGGVVEDETARDLTEAYRQLRNVEHRIQMRNDEQTHTLPKDPEAREAVAFLSGYGNLENFDRDVLDTRRLVQSAYDALFAAEDRAAGEIRSGNFVFTGVDDDPGTVETLQKLGFSDPSAAIETIRSWHRGRVPATRTGRGRELLTAILPRLLEDMGKTGEPDEAFRWFSRFFGGLSSGVQTLAMLLAEPDLLDDLVATLALAPRLAEILSRRPDLLESLVSGQAPVRPEIGPDTSFDGALDAWRRYHRDQHFLTGHRLLHGLIPARDAADYWTALADDTIREMAAAAKWETERRNGPQPGQWAVFAMGKLGGKELTAGSDLDILVIYDADPMEAQKWYTRFTQRLITALSAPTAEGALYEVDMRLRPSGRAGPVAVSLPAFRSYQHKEAWTWEHMALTRLRPVVGDDALCESVMDIAIDAITERAKANADTIPADITDMRNRLYREKPGKGLWDLKTAAGGLIDVEFMVQQDMLLGGQPEAICASTQDAIRCSTFNIEERLLLAEGLGLLQALQQVQRVAIGTETRSDVMPAGLRDRLCRAVEASTFRELETRLSGAKSRLHQIAVEKLHLGATENGSPPVL